In one Actinomyces trachealis genomic region, the following are encoded:
- a CDS encoding PaeR7I family type II restriction endonuclease, with the protein MSNPLDPSVWQQAVAGYWSHLTTQQENQGALSGIKDTGNRAAVTGGKQMDLMQAVVADLWLSDPEIHLEVRTTGHNDLPTYFRPSKNWDLVVLYRRRTHRRDGVQVTARTLVWQQFQQSD; encoded by the coding sequence ATGTCTAATCCGCTCGACCCATCCGTCTGGCAGCAAGCCGTTGCAGGCTATTGGAGCCACCTCACGACCCAGCAGGAAAACCAGGGTGCGCTTTCTGGTATCAAAGACACCGGGAATCGTGCCGCAGTCACTGGTGGCAAGCAGATGGACCTCATGCAGGCTGTCGTTGCCGATCTGTGGCTGAGTGATCCTGAGATCCATCTTGAGGTGCGCACCACTGGACATAATGATCTACCGACGTACTTCCGCCCTTCGAAGAACTGGGATCTCGTTGTTCTATACCGAAGGCGCACTCATCGCCGCGATGGAGTTCAAGTCACAGCGCGGACCCTCGTTTGGCAACAATTTCAACAATCGGACTGA
- a CDS encoding PaeR7I family type II restriction endonuclease: MEFKSQRGPSFGNNFNNRTEEALGLAADSQMAVERGLFGTLKPWFGFIMLVERAAGSTRPIRVPSNMPFPADPIFEGESYIGRYRIFFERMIAEGNYDAVALLTAQANSGEYEEPSPALSMANLEAAIKARIAYIKALPDDQFDSSSQLMWEWCNGWCHWLRGCWSRGKGL, encoded by the coding sequence ATGGAGTTCAAGTCACAGCGCGGACCCTCGTTTGGCAACAATTTCAACAATCGGACTGAGGAGGCTCTCGGGCTCGCCGCCGACTCTCAGATGGCCGTCGAGCGTGGCTTGTTCGGCACGCTCAAGCCCTGGTTCGGATTCATCATGCTCGTTGAGCGCGCCGCAGGATCCACAAGACCTATCCGCGTACCGTCCAACATGCCGTTCCCAGCGGACCCGATCTTCGAAGGCGAGTCCTACATCGGGCGCTACCGAATCTTCTTCGAGCGCATGATCGCCGAGGGGAACTACGACGCTGTTGCTCTCTTGACAGCGCAGGCCAACAGTGGCGAGTACGAGGAGCCTTCACCGGCATTGTCAATGGCGAACCTCGAGGCGGCCATCAAGGCGAGAATCGCCTACATCAAGGCGCTGCCTGACGACCAGTTTGACAGCTCTTCCCAATTAATGTGGGAATGGTGTAATGGTTGGTGTCACTGGTTGCGGGGCTGTTGGTCTCGTGGGAAGGGGCTGTGA
- a CDS encoding dolichyl-phosphate beta-D-mannosyltransferase: protein MSVNSSKRREPTEAEIGLFLPRDTKAFRVEAISWMFWLLLAALGRTMLATHHVIYPRALTIGLIMALLILGTACLVTVHFWPWASKNVQRFADVGSVGYVLAILGLEFGAGITLVPWTAAAAGTAVTAVMQRWHRARWLRLAKSRWAREMGHL, encoded by the coding sequence ATGTCGGTTAACTCCTCTAAACGCCGCGAGCCAACCGAGGCCGAGATTGGTCTCTTCCTGCCGCGTGATACGAAGGCCTTTCGGGTCGAAGCCATCTCCTGGATGTTCTGGCTGCTGCTGGCGGCCCTGGGACGGACCATGCTGGCCACCCATCATGTGATCTATCCGCGGGCTCTGACCATTGGTCTGATCATGGCTTTGCTGATCCTGGGCACTGCGTGCCTGGTGACGGTCCACTTTTGGCCCTGGGCTTCCAAGAACGTGCAGCGCTTTGCCGATGTCGGCAGTGTCGGTTACGTCCTGGCTATCTTGGGCCTTGAGTTTGGTGCGGGCATCACGCTGGTCCCTTGGACGGCGGCTGCCGCCGGGACTGCGGTGACGGCTGTGATGCAGCGGTGGCACCGGGCCCGCTGGTTGCGTCTGGCCAAGTCCCGGTGGGCCCGGGAGATGGGGCACCTATGA
- a CDS encoding glycosyltransferase family 4 protein, which translates to MRILVLCHYWAPEVGAPQRRWQWLAQGLVERGHELAVLTPAPHYPVGVLLDDAAWLAPGAARRDAAGALVHRTVFRPYDAGLGGRGLDQAVAAVDALRIGLARFRGGMRPDVIIGSVPGLPTLPVALALGAALHCPVVAELRDAWPDILDSASQWSGATVQGGGAGLSAPLSAAARRVTSVVVSAWQRRASAVVTTTDSFAAVLGQRGVGRVVTIRNTAAAVAPVPPVQVDRVDSRLRVLYLGTVGRAQGLVSAVRAARLAQDAGTPILLRVVGDGAELAAVRAEAERLAAPVEVLPPVPASQVAAHYAWADSVLVSLQDWPAMGLTVPSKLYEVLGVGRHVSGAVAGEAAQVISDSGGGSVVPPQDPVALAALWGVLARDRSRLRVSGAGGWLAAHASPEVMVSRYEALLQEVARG; encoded by the coding sequence TTGAGGATTCTGGTCCTGTGCCATTACTGGGCCCCTGAGGTTGGGGCCCCGCAGCGGCGGTGGCAGTGGCTGGCTCAAGGTCTGGTTGAGCGGGGGCACGAGTTGGCGGTGCTGACGCCTGCCCCCCATTACCCGGTGGGTGTGCTGTTGGATGACGCCGCTTGGCTGGCTCCTGGGGCAGCGCGCCGGGATGCTGCTGGTGCGTTGGTGCACCGCACGGTTTTCCGCCCTTATGACGCAGGGTTAGGTGGTCGTGGCCTGGATCAGGCTGTGGCGGCAGTTGATGCGCTGCGAATTGGTCTGGCTCGTTTTCGTGGGGGCATGCGCCCTGACGTGATCATTGGTTCGGTGCCGGGGCTGCCTACGCTGCCGGTGGCTTTGGCGCTTGGGGCTGCATTGCACTGCCCGGTGGTGGCGGAGCTGCGTGACGCCTGGCCCGACATTCTGGACTCTGCTAGCCAGTGGAGCGGGGCCACCGTCCAGGGTGGCGGAGCTGGCTTGAGTGCCCCGTTGTCGGCGGCTGCCCGGAGGGTGACGTCTGTGGTGGTGAGTGCTTGGCAGCGTCGTGCTAGCGCTGTGGTCACTACCACGGATTCTTTTGCTGCGGTGCTGGGGCAGCGGGGGGTGGGGCGTGTCGTAACCATCCGCAATACTGCCGCTGCGGTGGCGCCTGTGCCGCCCGTGCAGGTGGACAGGGTGGATTCGCGGCTCCGGGTGCTCTACCTGGGTACGGTGGGCCGGGCGCAGGGCCTGGTGAGCGCGGTCAGGGCGGCCCGGCTGGCGCAGGACGCGGGCACGCCCATATTGCTGCGTGTTGTGGGTGATGGTGCCGAGCTGGCTGCGGTACGGGCTGAGGCTGAGCGGTTGGCGGCCCCGGTGGAGGTGCTGCCCCCGGTCCCTGCTTCGCAGGTTGCTGCCCATTACGCCTGGGCGGATTCTGTGTTGGTTTCTTTGCAGGATTGGCCTGCTATGGGGCTGACTGTGCCTTCTAAGCTTTATGAGGTCCTGGGGGTGGGGCGGCACGTTAGTGGGGCGGTGGCTGGTGAGGCCGCGCAGGTGATTAGTGATTCTGGGGGCGGTAGCGTCGTGCCCCCGCAGGATCCGGTCGCCTTGGCGGCTTTGTGGGGCGTTCTGGCTCGTGACCGGTCCCGCCTGCGGGTCTCAGGTGCTGGCGGCTGGCTGGCGGCGCATGCTTCTCCAGAGGTGATGGTTTCTCGTTACGAGGCACTGCTACAGGAGGTGGCCCGTGGCTGA
- a CDS encoding Eco57I restriction-modification methylase domain-containing protein, translating into MSAEALTKAGYGEVFTRQWVVETMLDLIGYTPDRDLARTRLIEPSIGSGAFIVPVIKRLLASAALHDATLEGLRNSVFGMDLQPTHVAMCRSKAIAMLLEHGFDECAAESLAMSWLHEGDFLLDDVPGDADFVIGNPPYIRSEDLDDEVEKAYRTRWATMRGRADIYVGFYERGLSVLRPDGRLSYICADRWMHNSYGKALRGLVSTGYAVEAVWQMHDVDAFEAEVSAYPAITVIASSPQREAIFIDTTEVFNEGSARDVLTFMRGHEESQSGNGWEGVRLPSWFETDDFWPAGSPGAIKLLEGLQEHFPPLEADGTTRISIGVATGNDKAYLVDMNTTEDVEPDRLLPLVMADDIREGFLKPPSKQLLNPWDAQGHLIDLSDYPRFAHALERRPLIRERYVAKKNPGKWYRTIDKVYPGLVDRPKLLLQDMKAKITPVYEPGGLYPHHNLYYIVSDTWDLEVLGGLLLSSIAEAFVTAYGVKMRGGTLRFQAQYLRKIAVPHPGEFTEEASERLRAAFRAQDRVSANLAAEDAYGLPRGTVERYLLGAEGCHV; encoded by the coding sequence GTGAGTGCTGAGGCCCTGACCAAGGCCGGATACGGTGAGGTCTTCACCCGGCAGTGGGTCGTCGAGACCATGCTCGACCTCATCGGATACACCCCTGACCGGGATCTCGCGCGCACCCGGCTCATCGAGCCCTCCATCGGCTCGGGAGCCTTCATTGTCCCCGTGATCAAGCGACTCCTCGCGTCTGCAGCGCTCCATGATGCCACGCTTGAAGGGCTGCGTAACTCCGTGTTCGGCATGGACTTGCAACCAACGCATGTCGCCATGTGTCGTTCAAAGGCGATCGCTATGTTGCTCGAGCACGGCTTCGATGAGTGTGCCGCTGAGTCGTTGGCGATGAGTTGGCTCCACGAGGGGGACTTCTTGCTCGACGACGTTCCCGGCGATGCTGACTTCGTGATCGGCAACCCGCCCTACATCCGATCCGAAGATCTTGATGATGAGGTGGAAAAGGCATATCGCACACGCTGGGCGACGATGCGAGGGCGTGCCGATATCTACGTCGGCTTCTACGAGCGCGGACTGTCTGTGTTGCGTCCTGACGGTCGTCTGAGCTACATCTGCGCGGATCGCTGGATGCACAACTCCTACGGCAAGGCTCTTCGTGGTCTCGTCTCCACGGGGTATGCCGTCGAGGCGGTGTGGCAGATGCACGACGTTGATGCCTTTGAGGCAGAGGTCTCCGCCTACCCGGCCATCACCGTCATCGCTAGCAGCCCACAGCGCGAGGCGATCTTCATCGACACTACAGAGGTCTTCAATGAGGGGTCCGCGCGTGACGTGCTTACCTTCATGCGTGGACACGAGGAGAGCCAGAGTGGGAACGGCTGGGAAGGTGTGCGTCTTCCCAGCTGGTTTGAGACGGATGACTTCTGGCCTGCGGGATCACCCGGTGCCATCAAGTTGCTCGAAGGCCTGCAAGAGCACTTCCCGCCCCTTGAGGCCGATGGCACTACCCGTATCTCCATCGGCGTGGCGACCGGTAATGACAAGGCATACCTTGTGGACATGAACACTACTGAGGATGTGGAGCCTGACAGGCTCCTGCCTCTTGTCATGGCTGATGATATTCGCGAAGGGTTCCTCAAGCCACCTTCTAAACAACTCCTCAATCCGTGGGATGCACAGGGACATCTTATCGACCTTAGTGACTACCCTCGGTTCGCCCATGCGCTCGAACGTAGGCCACTGATCCGAGAGCGTTATGTTGCTAAGAAGAACCCGGGCAAGTGGTACCGCACTATTGACAAGGTGTATCCGGGCCTGGTTGACCGCCCGAAGCTCCTGCTTCAGGATATGAAAGCGAAGATCACGCCGGTTTACGAGCCCGGGGGGCTGTATCCGCATCATAACCTGTACTACATCGTGTCTGATACCTGGGACCTTGAGGTTCTGGGAGGATTGCTTTTGTCGAGCATTGCCGAGGCCTTTGTCACCGCTTACGGAGTGAAGATGCGCGGCGGTACCCTGAGATTTCAAGCGCAGTACCTACGTAAGATCGCCGTTCCCCACCCTGGTGAGTTTACCGAGGAGGCGTCAGAGCGTCTCAGAGCCGCTTTTAGGGCGCAGGATCGTGTATCTGCCAACTTGGCTGCTGAGGACGCCTACGGGCTGCCTCGTGGCACCGTTGAACGTTATCTTTTAGGAGCTGAGGGCTGCCATGTCTAA
- a CDS encoding ABC transporter permease, with protein sequence MSTDTSPSTAWLDTAGITRPHTVSPFELNALRPVGKRPPLGAYTRELWRRRHFIWADGRARALGSQRGTVLGNVWLVAQPMLNAMVFYIMFGLLLQTSRGIDNFIGYLIIGVTMFPPMQRAATVGSQVLANGKNLIRGFNFPRAALPISFAIRSALDCIPPLITISLLVIALPPHAKISWTWMLVPLVFLLQHAFCLGLIFTTARATALLPDLRNVWPFLTQFWYFGSGVFFSYERFIDHPNILRAMDINPGYLTLTMYRSCMLYDTAPNLRSWVLLSAWAVGLLLVGLIVFWQKEEAYGVEH encoded by the coding sequence ATGAGTACGGACACCTCCCCCAGTACCGCCTGGCTGGATACGGCCGGAATAACTCGCCCTCACACGGTCAGCCCCTTCGAGCTCAATGCCTTGAGGCCCGTGGGCAAGCGGCCTCCTCTGGGGGCGTACACCCGCGAACTCTGGCGCCGTAGACATTTTATCTGGGCGGATGGGCGAGCCCGCGCCCTGGGTTCTCAGCGTGGCACTGTGCTGGGCAATGTCTGGCTGGTGGCTCAGCCGATGCTCAACGCCATGGTGTTCTACATCATGTTTGGGCTACTGCTTCAGACCAGTCGCGGTATCGACAATTTCATCGGATACCTCATTATCGGCGTAACCATGTTCCCGCCGATGCAAAGAGCCGCCACAGTCGGCTCACAGGTTCTCGCCAATGGTAAGAACCTCATCAGGGGTTTCAACTTCCCTCGCGCCGCACTCCCCATATCATTTGCCATACGCAGCGCCCTGGACTGCATTCCACCTCTAATTACCATTTCCCTGCTGGTCATTGCGTTGCCACCTCACGCCAAGATCTCTTGGACCTGGATGCTCGTACCACTAGTTTTCCTACTTCAGCATGCATTCTGTTTAGGCCTCATATTTACTACGGCCCGAGCCACTGCCCTCCTGCCCGACTTGCGTAACGTCTGGCCGTTCCTGACCCAATTTTGGTATTTTGGCAGCGGCGTCTTTTTTTCATATGAACGATTCATCGACCATCCGAACATTCTTCGAGCGATGGATATCAATCCGGGATACCTGACACTCACAATGTATCGCAGTTGCATGCTCTACGACACAGCGCCAAACTTGCGCTCTTGGGTATTGCTGAGCGCGTGGGCAGTAGGACTCTTACTTGTGGGGTTAATTGTTTTCTGGCAGAAGGAAGAAGCCTATGGCGTCGAGCACTGA
- a CDS encoding polysaccharide biosynthesis protein: MNPAAKRAWAATDVGGSRLHLPHGTIPLLDSVMWAVSLVLVAGLNAEALAHANHGWLPLSLALSITLAVGLHLALYTFVLRGRARFASVDEYPLIMGADALVTSALMILAALLGTVLLPAQVCFYAGAVALTLHFASRWVFVRLVELRHRPQGVRARRTIVLGAGFGGTQAVSLMLEDRSSTFQPVAFLDDDPRKRHLRVSGVRVLGPWNSLERVAAETKADLVLLAVPSASAEQVDQMVRRARALGLEIRVMPSPEEIVDRFPGLGSRSSLIRSTQVFRPLEISDLLGRRAIETDVTAICGYLTGERVLVTGAGGSIGSQLCKEIAKYSPARLIMVDRDESALHSVQLALDGEGMLDSPDLVLGDLRTPGLIDALMEEYQPRIVFHAAALKHLTLTERFPEEAFLTNVAATRDLLLAAAAHGVQRFINISTDKAADPECVLGYSKRLAERLTSTVGLSLDPDRRFISVRFGNVLGSRGSALLTFASQLERGLPMTITDPKMERFFMSVDEACQLVLQAGVLGHSGEVLVLDMGKAHKIEDIARRFALLLGYPDAEVVYTRMRPGEKLAETLFGVGEQDERPYHPLVAQTKVPPLGQQVLQDIVGLREQTEWGQHGALVHRWMEDTSQAGARK, encoded by the coding sequence ATGAATCCCGCAGCCAAGAGGGCTTGGGCTGCTACAGACGTCGGCGGCTCGCGCCTACACCTGCCTCACGGCACGATTCCGCTGCTGGACTCCGTCATGTGGGCGGTGTCCCTGGTGCTGGTCGCTGGGCTGAACGCAGAGGCGCTGGCGCATGCCAATCATGGCTGGCTGCCACTGTCCCTGGCGTTGAGCATCACCCTTGCGGTCGGGCTGCACCTGGCGCTGTATACTTTTGTGCTGCGCGGCCGGGCACGGTTTGCCTCGGTTGACGAGTACCCGCTGATCATGGGTGCTGACGCGCTGGTGACTTCAGCATTGATGATCCTGGCTGCGCTGCTTGGCACGGTGCTGCTACCAGCCCAGGTGTGCTTCTACGCTGGAGCGGTAGCCTTGACCTTGCACTTTGCTTCCCGCTGGGTGTTTGTGCGGTTAGTGGAGCTGCGCCACCGCCCTCAGGGGGTCCGGGCGCGGCGCACCATTGTTCTGGGGGCTGGCTTCGGTGGCACACAGGCCGTCAGTTTGATGTTGGAGGATCGTTCCTCCACGTTCCAGCCAGTTGCGTTCTTGGACGATGACCCGCGTAAGCGGCACTTGCGCGTGTCTGGTGTGCGAGTTCTTGGGCCGTGGAATTCCTTGGAGCGGGTGGCCGCTGAGACGAAAGCTGACCTGGTCCTGCTGGCGGTACCGTCAGCGTCGGCCGAACAGGTTGACCAGATGGTGCGCAGAGCCCGCGCTCTGGGCCTGGAGATCCGGGTCATGCCGTCTCCCGAGGAGATCGTGGACCGCTTCCCTGGCCTAGGTTCCCGCTCCTCACTGATCCGCAGCACACAGGTCTTCCGTCCCTTGGAGATCTCCGATCTTCTAGGGCGGCGTGCCATCGAGACGGATGTGACTGCCATTTGCGGCTATCTCACGGGTGAGCGCGTGCTGGTCACCGGTGCTGGCGGCTCCATTGGCTCCCAGTTGTGCAAGGAGATCGCCAAGTATTCCCCCGCACGCCTGATCATGGTGGACCGGGATGAGTCGGCGTTGCACTCAGTCCAGCTGGCTCTTGACGGCGAGGGCATGTTGGACTCCCCCGACCTGGTGTTGGGTGACTTGCGTACGCCGGGGCTGATTGATGCGCTGATGGAGGAGTACCAGCCGAGAATCGTGTTTCACGCGGCGGCGCTCAAGCACCTGACGCTGACGGAGCGTTTCCCGGAGGAGGCATTCCTGACAAATGTGGCCGCCACCAGGGACCTGTTGCTGGCGGCTGCGGCACATGGTGTGCAGCGTTTCATCAACATCTCCACGGATAAGGCGGCTGATCCTGAGTGCGTGCTGGGCTACTCGAAGCGCTTGGCTGAGCGCCTGACCTCAACAGTAGGGCTTTCGCTCGATCCGGATCGGAGGTTCATCTCGGTGCGGTTTGGCAATGTCCTTGGGTCGCGTGGCTCCGCGCTGTTGACCTTCGCGTCCCAACTGGAGCGTGGCCTGCCCATGACGATCACCGACCCGAAGATGGAGCGGTTTTTCATGAGTGTGGATGAGGCGTGTCAGTTGGTGCTTCAGGCCGGTGTGTTAGGGCATTCTGGTGAGGTGTTGGTTCTAGACATGGGCAAGGCCCATAAGATCGAAGACATCGCCAGAAGGTTTGCGCTGCTGCTTGGTTACCCTGATGCGGAGGTGGTTTATACCCGTATGCGCCCTGGTGAGAAGCTGGCTGAGACGCTGTTCGGCGTTGGCGAGCAGGACGAGCGGCCGTACCATCCGCTGGTGGCGCAGACCAAGGTTCCTCCGCTTGGGCAGCAGGTGTTGCAAGACATCGTTGGGTTGCGCGAGCAGACTGAGTGGGGCCAGCACGGTGCGCTAGTGCACAGGTGGATGGAGGACACCTCCCAGGCTGGGGCGCGGAAGTGA
- a CDS encoding glycosyl transferase family 4, whose product MPRGGGIAVTLASVLTVVVAPAAAWTQGGFANFWERFAVAAIGLATILAFAVLGALEDLYSLPSLVRFQAQLGIGLLMGIAVCLKAGAPLWLALGIAACTAALVNVTNFMDGANGLTAGHGVVTAIWFAVVSLTVPLPGLGLLMVPVAGACLGFLPFNALKARVFLGDTGSYALGGAWSFCASLCLLEGVPANAAVAPLLVLVVDTGYTLWMRVRAGQRWYEPHKLHVYQRLVTSGWPHWGVALLVSLVAGLCSAVAFWDLRDGELSLLPVALMAVVLLVYGRVPAMIGAPSPFHKARGLR is encoded by the coding sequence GTGCCTCGCGGTGGCGGTATCGCGGTTACTTTGGCGTCCGTACTGACGGTAGTGGTGGCACCTGCTGCAGCGTGGACCCAGGGAGGCTTTGCAAACTTTTGGGAGCGGTTCGCCGTCGCAGCGATTGGGCTGGCAACGATCTTGGCGTTTGCCGTGCTCGGTGCCCTGGAGGACCTCTACTCATTGCCGTCTTTGGTGCGGTTCCAGGCGCAGCTTGGGATCGGCTTGCTGATGGGGATCGCCGTGTGTCTTAAGGCTGGGGCACCGTTGTGGTTGGCTTTGGGCATTGCGGCGTGCACGGCCGCCTTGGTGAATGTCACGAATTTCATGGACGGTGCGAATGGGCTGACTGCCGGGCATGGCGTGGTGACTGCAATCTGGTTTGCGGTGGTGTCCTTGACGGTGCCGCTTCCTGGTTTGGGTTTGCTGATGGTGCCGGTGGCTGGTGCTTGTTTGGGATTTTTGCCGTTCAATGCTTTGAAGGCGAGAGTATTCCTGGGCGACACTGGCTCCTACGCGCTTGGGGGCGCCTGGTCCTTTTGTGCCAGCTTATGCTTGTTGGAGGGTGTACCGGCCAATGCCGCAGTAGCCCCGTTGCTGGTTCTGGTGGTGGACACGGGTTACACCTTGTGGATGCGGGTGCGCGCAGGGCAGCGGTGGTATGAGCCGCACAAGCTGCACGTGTATCAGAGGCTTGTTACGTCCGGTTGGCCCCACTGGGGTGTTGCCCTATTGGTGTCATTGGTGGCGGGCCTGTGCTCGGCGGTTGCGTTCTGGGATCTGCGTGATGGTGAGTTGTCCTTGCTGCCTGTGGCGCTGATGGCGGTTGTGCTGCTGGTGTATGGGCGGGTGCCCGCGATGATTGGGGCTCCCAGCCCATTCCATAAAGCGCGTGGTTTGAGGTGA
- a CDS encoding glycosyltransferase family 4 protein, protein MADLQLVKNVSLLADTVWRHLSEDPLLLAVQASRRLPSSIRGRLAAAVGVGARGGAVRGALAEFLADRPGPARQALAFAQPRSWIGRDLAAELAVQLGVQLGVGLPPGGQSAVAVRARELWAQGDLSGAVAVLEGASGARHQRARLRSELAAMSPGFRLPLLSPSPAWAGPSAKGPARVLHVLTNSFPHTQSGYAVRSHAVLRSTRLAGVGVRAVTRIGYPVTVGLVGASVRDVVDGIEYRHLLPARLASTPVARLVQMSRLLAREVEAFRPDVLHTTTNYQNALVVRAVAESYGLPWVYEMRGVLELTWVASRPVRQQGRARTSERFRRLRAKETEMALQADAVVALSQVQKADLVSRGVPAAKVWVVPNAVEDAVLEAERLRPAEARRRLGLPEEGTWVGSVSSLVPYEGFEVLLRAVARCRRLGLDVRCLLVGDGVSRASLVALAADLGLGEQVCVLPGRVPPGDSLNWYQALDVFCVPRLDTEVCRMVTPLKPLTAMGLGRPVIASDLPALVEVTCAADELRFPAGDSESLSYTIASWMENAQNRQVSAVVPTWGQHGQTYAQLYEELR, encoded by the coding sequence GTGGCTGATCTGCAGCTGGTCAAGAATGTGTCTCTGCTGGCGGACACGGTTTGGCGTCATCTGTCTGAGGATCCGCTGCTGTTGGCGGTGCAGGCGTCTCGGAGGCTGCCGTCCTCCATCAGGGGGCGGCTTGCTGCTGCGGTTGGGGTGGGTGCGCGGGGCGGTGCCGTGCGGGGGGCGTTGGCGGAGTTCTTGGCTGACCGTCCGGGTCCGGCCCGGCAGGCGCTGGCCTTCGCGCAGCCGCGTTCTTGGATTGGCCGTGACCTTGCCGCTGAGCTGGCTGTGCAGTTGGGTGTGCAGCTGGGTGTGGGGCTCCCCCCTGGTGGGCAGTCTGCTGTGGCTGTTAGGGCGCGTGAGCTGTGGGCTCAAGGTGACTTGAGCGGTGCGGTGGCTGTGTTGGAGGGTGCTTCTGGTGCTCGCCACCAGCGGGCCCGGCTGCGTTCTGAGCTGGCCGCGATGTCCCCTGGTTTCCGGCTGCCGTTGCTGTCACCGTCGCCTGCTTGGGCTGGCCCGTCAGCCAAGGGGCCGGCGCGTGTGCTGCACGTGTTGACTAACTCTTTCCCCCACACACAGTCCGGGTATGCGGTGCGTTCTCATGCGGTGCTGCGCAGTACTCGGCTGGCCGGGGTGGGGGTGCGGGCGGTTACTCGTATCGGCTATCCGGTGACTGTGGGGCTGGTTGGCGCTTCTGTCCGGGATGTGGTGGATGGTATTGAGTACCGGCATTTGCTGCCTGCGCGCCTTGCCTCGACGCCGGTGGCCCGGCTGGTGCAGATGTCCCGGCTGCTGGCCCGGGAGGTTGAAGCGTTTCGTCCTGACGTGCTGCACACCACCACCAACTACCAGAATGCGTTGGTGGTGCGGGCGGTGGCGGAGTCTTATGGGCTGCCTTGGGTTTATGAGATGCGTGGGGTGCTGGAGTTGACTTGGGTTGCTTCCCGGCCTGTGAGGCAGCAGGGGCGGGCTCGCACCTCGGAGCGTTTCCGACGGTTGCGGGCTAAGGAGACTGAGATGGCCCTCCAGGCTGATGCGGTCGTTGCCCTGTCGCAGGTGCAGAAGGCTGACCTGGTCAGTCGTGGGGTGCCTGCAGCAAAGGTGTGGGTGGTGCCCAATGCGGTGGAGGACGCGGTGCTGGAGGCTGAGCGGCTCCGCCCAGCTGAGGCCCGGCGGCGCCTGGGCCTACCTGAGGAGGGGACCTGGGTGGGCAGTGTGTCCTCTCTGGTGCCTTATGAGGGTTTTGAGGTGCTGCTGCGGGCGGTGGCTCGCTGTAGGAGGTTGGGCCTGGATGTGCGCTGCCTGCTGGTGGGCGACGGCGTGAGCCGGGCTTCTTTGGTGGCGTTGGCCGCTGATCTGGGGCTTGGTGAGCAGGTCTGTGTCCTGCCGGGTAGAGTTCCTCCTGGAGACTCATTGAACTGGTATCAGGCTCTGGACGTGTTCTGTGTGCCGCGTTTGGATACTGAGGTTTGCCGCATGGTTACACCGCTCAAGCCTCTTACAGCCATGGGGCTCGGGCGGCCAGTGATAGCCTCAGACCTACCTGCCTTGGTGGAGGTCACCTGCGCAGCGGATGAATTGAGGTTCCCAGCGGGAGATTCTGAGTCATTGAGTTACACGATTGCCTCCTGGATGGAGAACGCGCAGAACCGGCAGGTTTCTGCCGTAGTTCCAACGTGGGGGCAGCATGGTCAAACCTATGCCCAGCTGTATGAGGAGCTGAGATGA
- a CDS encoding ABC transporter ATP-binding protein — translation MASSTESSGSMAQTPARGSATVVARNIKVRYRVASTDAADMRSLPFARRALLRATGQRPKVTVDALKGVSFVARSGESIGILGRNGSGKSTLLRIIAGLEPPLSGSVLARSTPVLLGVNAALVPDLPGEKNVRLGCYAMGLSPQETEQVFPDILELAGIGKAIYRPMKTYSSGMGSRLRFAIAAAARPDILLIDEALSTGDAAFKERSEQAMSNLLKNAGTVFIVNHAAQVIEELCSRALWLMDGELIGDGPGPEIAHDYRWWSWNIAKEEYSKADDLLAEYREKWSPTPPDFQPPLPRAVTLRHAHTQL, via the coding sequence ATGGCGTCGAGCACTGAAAGCTCCGGCTCCATGGCTCAGACTCCGGCACGAGGGTCAGCTACCGTAGTTGCACGTAACATTAAGGTGCGTTACCGCGTTGCATCGACTGACGCTGCCGACATGCGATCACTACCATTCGCCCGCAGAGCACTGCTGCGTGCTACCGGGCAGCGGCCTAAGGTTACGGTTGACGCATTAAAGGGCGTCTCCTTCGTGGCTCGCTCAGGTGAGTCAATCGGGATCCTAGGTCGCAACGGTTCCGGCAAGTCCACGCTGCTACGTATCATTGCAGGCCTGGAACCACCCCTATCAGGGAGCGTACTCGCACGCTCTACCCCGGTGTTGTTGGGAGTTAACGCTGCACTAGTCCCCGATCTCCCGGGAGAGAAGAACGTTCGCTTAGGTTGCTACGCAATGGGCCTAAGTCCACAAGAAACCGAACAGGTCTTTCCAGACATCCTCGAGCTCGCCGGAATTGGCAAAGCAATTTACCGCCCCATGAAGACCTACTCCTCCGGCATGGGCTCACGTCTGCGTTTCGCTATTGCTGCTGCAGCACGTCCAGATATACTTTTAATCGACGAGGCGCTGAGCACTGGTGACGCCGCGTTCAAGGAACGCAGTGAGCAGGCAATGTCCAACCTTTTAAAGAATGCTGGTACTGTGTTTATTGTCAACCATGCTGCCCAGGTAATTGAGGAGTTGTGTTCTCGGGCTTTGTGGTTGATGGACGGGGAGCTTATTGGTGATGGCCCGGGCCCAGAGATTGCTCACGATTATCGCTGGTGGTCTTGGAATATTGCGAAGGAGGAGTACAGCAAGGCGGATGACCTACTGGCTGAGTATCGCGAAAAATGGTCCCCCACTCCCCCAGATTTTCAGCCTCCCCTCCCGCGTGCCGTCACTCTTCGCCACGCCCACACTCAACTCTGA